In the genome of Halapricum salinum, one region contains:
- a CDS encoding PhzF family phenazine biosynthesis protein, with the protein MDTRDAYLVDAFTDEPTCGNPAGVVPDADGLDAEQMQALANELGASETAFVRSSDEADRQIRYFTPETEVDLCGHATIASHALLFEQGVIESGQHTMETEAGVLDISISEDGMVWMTQNAPRVRELDVDLGRVAEALGVDPDSISAVGLPIAWTSTGLPFLAVPIEYFSDLSSLDPDFRAIEALCDEHGATGIYAFTFDTLAGDSTLHGRMFAPGAGVDEDPVTGTASGAVGAYLDHQGALEDTAAMTFEQGHFLDRPGTVSVSVGAEVKVGGRAVTTLSGSIVVPESDDDEILEA; encoded by the coding sequence ATGGACACCCGAGACGCCTATCTCGTCGACGCGTTCACCGACGAGCCGACCTGTGGCAATCCCGCCGGTGTCGTCCCCGACGCCGACGGGCTGGACGCCGAACAGATGCAAGCGCTGGCGAACGAACTCGGCGCGAGCGAGACCGCGTTCGTCCGGTCGAGCGACGAAGCCGACCGCCAGATCAGGTATTTCACACCCGAGACAGAAGTCGACCTCTGTGGCCACGCGACCATCGCCAGCCACGCGCTGCTTTTCGAGCAGGGAGTGATCGAATCGGGCCAGCACACCATGGAGACCGAGGCCGGCGTGCTCGACATCTCGATCTCCGAGGACGGGATGGTCTGGATGACCCAGAACGCGCCCCGAGTGCGCGAACTCGACGTCGACCTCGGGCGCGTCGCCGAGGCCCTGGGCGTCGATCCCGACTCGATCAGCGCCGTCGGCCTGCCGATCGCCTGGACCTCGACCGGCCTACCCTTCCTCGCAGTCCCCATCGAGTACTTCTCGGATCTCTCCTCACTGGATCCTGACTTCCGGGCGATCGAAGCCCTCTGTGACGAGCACGGCGCGACCGGGATCTACGCGTTCACGTTCGACACGCTCGCGGGCGACTCGACGCTGCACGGCCGGATGTTCGCGCCCGGCGCGGGGGTCGACGAGGACCCCGTGACCGGAACGGCCAGCGGTGCAGTCGGCGCGTATCTCGACCACCAGGGCGCGCTCGAGGATACCGCGGCGATGACGTTCGAACAGGGGCACTTTCTCGACCGGCCGGGGACGGTGTCGGTGAGCGTCGGAGCCGAGGTCAAGGTCGGCGGGCGTGCAGTCACGACGCTTTCGGGGTCGATCGTCGTGCCCGAGAGCGACGACGACGAGATTCTCGAAGCCTGA
- a CDS encoding alpha/beta hydrolase family protein: MSPTRRTYLTALATTTVLTVAGCSSSESPTETPAVTTTPGVSEPTTDGTTDRPETDTRGGDLPSYADRAAYTEESLSLEATEECSLGATLTLPEGDGAVPGVVIVHGSGPNDRDGTVGPLQPYRDLAVGLASRGIAVLRYDKRTFACQQSIDPTAFTIDDVVTEDVLTAVSRLREQPRVDREDIVVVGHSLGGALAPRVASRDGGLAGIALLAANARPLPDLIVDQTRYALERDGELTDAERRRLEQTRALAERLRTADIGDEEVLAGGGEPFWRSLAEYDQVETATAIETPILLAQGERDRQVTVADDLSRWRDTLGDRTDVRIHTYPGLNHYFVDGAGALETGGQPEDGFVAESLIADLADWIEGVVEAA; encoded by the coding sequence ATGTCCCCGACACGACGCACTTACCTCACGGCCCTCGCCACCACGACGGTACTGACAGTGGCGGGCTGTAGCAGTAGCGAATCGCCGACCGAAACCCCCGCTGTCACGACCACGCCCGGAGTCTCCGAACCGACGACCGACGGGACGACGGACCGGCCGGAGACAGACACCCGGGGCGGTGACCTGCCGAGCTACGCCGACCGCGCGGCCTACACCGAGGAGTCGCTATCTCTGGAGGCGACCGAGGAGTGTTCGCTGGGAGCGACGCTGACGCTCCCGGAGGGGGACGGAGCGGTTCCCGGCGTCGTCATCGTCCACGGGTCCGGGCCGAACGACCGTGACGGGACGGTGGGACCGCTACAACCGTATCGCGACCTCGCAGTCGGACTCGCGAGTCGGGGTATCGCCGTCCTGCGGTACGACAAGCGGACGTTCGCCTGCCAGCAGTCGATCGACCCGACGGCGTTCACCATCGACGACGTCGTGACCGAGGACGTCCTGACAGCTGTCTCGCGCCTGCGCGAGCAGCCCCGCGTCGATCGCGAGGACATCGTCGTGGTCGGCCACAGTCTCGGCGGTGCGCTCGCACCACGGGTCGCCAGTCGGGACGGCGGCCTGGCCGGGATCGCTCTGCTCGCGGCCAACGCCCGGCCGCTCCCGGACCTGATCGTCGACCAGACCCGCTACGCACTCGAACGCGACGGGGAACTCACCGACGCCGAGCGACGACGACTCGAACAGACACGAGCGCTGGCCGAGCGACTCCGAACTGCCGATATCGGCGACGAGGAAGTCCTGGCAGGCGGCGGGGAGCCGTTCTGGCGCAGCCTCGCCGAGTACGACCAGGTCGAGACGGCGACGGCGATCGAGACACCGATACTGCTCGCCCAGGGCGAACGCGACAGACAGGTCACGGTGGCAGACGACCTGTCGCGCTGGCGCGACACCCTCGGTGACCGGACGGACGTGAGGATCCACACCTACCCGGGGTTGAACCACTACTTCGTGGACGGTGCCGGGGCGCTGGAAACCGGCGGACAGCCGGAAGACGGATTCGTGGCAGAGAGCCTGATCGCAGACCTCGCGGACTGGATCGAAGGCGTCGTCGAAGCGGCGTGA
- a CDS encoding phosphoribosyltransferase — protein sequence MSDLPEEFPCTITNWEYIYGLTRNVSDQVKAAEFEPDVVVALARGGWFAGRCLCDFLGLNDLTSLKIEHYVGAAQATGTPEIRYPMPEGSVEDKDVLIVDDIADTGKSMAHAKEYVEERDPNEVRTATIQLMGEKSEFEPDFVGERLEEWTWVVYPWNFVEDMVELIAGVMEKSEREIFDRTAIRAAMRSFHNVERIEMEIAQPNRLDEVLAEMERRDVIVPVGVPATEASPGDGEWQLVE from the coding sequence ATGAGTGACTTGCCCGAGGAGTTCCCCTGTACGATCACGAACTGGGAGTACATCTACGGCCTCACCCGGAACGTCAGCGACCAGGTGAAAGCCGCCGAGTTCGAGCCGGACGTCGTCGTCGCGCTGGCCCGGGGCGGCTGGTTCGCCGGCCGCTGTCTCTGTGACTTTCTCGGCCTGAACGATCTGACGAGCCTGAAGATCGAACACTACGTCGGCGCCGCCCAGGCCACCGGCACGCCCGAGATTCGCTACCCCATGCCGGAGGGTTCCGTCGAGGACAAAGACGTCCTGATCGTCGACGACATCGCCGACACGGGCAAGTCGATGGCTCACGCCAAGGAGTACGTCGAGGAGCGCGACCCCAACGAAGTGCGGACGGCGACGATCCAGTTGATGGGCGAGAAGAGCGAGTTCGAACCCGACTTCGTCGGCGAGCGCCTCGAAGAGTGGACCTGGGTCGTCTACCCCTGGAACTTCGTCGAGGACATGGTCGAGTTGATCGCTGGCGTCATGGAGAAATCCGAGCGCGAGATCTTCGATCGAACCGCCATCCGTGCAGCTATGCGGTCGTTCCACAACGTCGAACGCATCGAGATGGAGATCGCCCAGCCCAACCGGCTGGACGAGGTCCTCGCGGAGATGGAACGCCGGGACGTGATCGTGCCGGTCGGTGTTCCCGCCACCGAGGCCAGTCCCGGTGACGGCGAGTGGCAGCTGGTCGAGTAA
- a CDS encoding NUDIX hydrolase, giving the protein MSADADADTNHKNAEQDVIAVDADDNEQGLVNRLDAHTGDGVRHRAFTALLFDGEGNILLAQRAATKRLWDTFWDGTVASHPRAGQTQVEATRERLEEELGVTPDQYENLRVTDRFEYKRYFENAGVEYEVCAVLQATLTDTSLDPNPEEVDGLMWVPYRRLHDNPEYYRQLRLCPWFEIAMRRDFEE; this is encoded by the coding sequence ATGAGTGCTGACGCCGACGCGGACACGAATCACAAGAACGCCGAGCAGGACGTCATCGCAGTCGACGCCGACGACAACGAGCAAGGACTCGTGAATCGACTCGACGCCCACACGGGCGACGGGGTCCGCCATCGCGCGTTCACCGCGCTGCTGTTCGACGGTGAGGGCAACATCCTGCTGGCTCAGCGGGCTGCCACCAAGCGTCTGTGGGACACCTTCTGGGACGGCACCGTCGCCTCTCACCCCCGGGCCGGCCAGACGCAGGTCGAGGCCACGCGCGAGCGCCTCGAAGAAGAGCTGGGAGTGACGCCCGACCAGTACGAGAACCTCCGCGTCACGGATCGCTTCGAGTACAAGCGCTACTTCGAGAACGCGGGCGTCGAATACGAGGTCTGTGCGGTCCTGCAGGCCACGCTGACGGATACGTCGCTGGACCCCAACCCCGAGGAAGTCGACGGACTGATGTGGGTTCCCTACCGGCGACTGCACGACAACCCCGAATACTACCGGCAACTGCGGCTCTGTCCCTGGTTCGAGATTGCGATGCGACGGGACTTCGAAGAGTAG